One genomic region from Silvibacterium dinghuense encodes:
- a CDS encoding LacI family DNA-binding transcriptional regulator, producing the protein MTKKKSKHPTLSEVAKKAGVGTTTVSRVINGGQRVDPQTLARVQKVIESLGYMPNQAARILKGDRTRSIGFVIPSIADPFFSSCAEAAQAIARAHDSLLIVLTTQNDAHAEVESVNVLLRHRADGFILAPGNSQSQVLRTLLKRVQVPVVTLDRPMEGMPIPAVVADNFAGARMATRHLIDHGYRRIACLTGEPTLYTLHERIKGYQKEIETAGLEMILDASIKDYRSAEYAVESVLAAPNPPDALLTLKNSTTIFVFEALQKLGISVPERVALLGYDDFELAATVRPSISVVQQPIEALGRTAAELLFSRMLDGAGAEKDRGKMVELHTRLIPRASCGCRPPQN; encoded by the coding sequence ATGACAAAGAAGAAGAGCAAGCATCCTACGCTGAGCGAAGTGGCGAAGAAGGCCGGAGTCGGAACGACGACGGTATCGCGCGTGATCAACGGTGGGCAGCGTGTGGACCCGCAGACGCTGGCACGGGTGCAGAAGGTCATCGAGAGCCTGGGCTATATGCCGAACCAGGCGGCCCGCATCCTGAAGGGTGACCGGACGCGGAGTATCGGTTTCGTGATTCCGAGTATCGCCGATCCATTTTTTTCCAGTTGCGCCGAGGCGGCGCAGGCCATTGCGCGCGCGCATGACTCCTTGCTGATCGTGCTGACGACCCAGAATGATGCGCATGCCGAGGTGGAGAGCGTGAATGTGCTGCTGCGCCACCGTGCCGATGGCTTCATCCTGGCCCCGGGCAATTCACAGAGCCAGGTGCTGCGCACGCTGCTCAAGCGGGTGCAGGTTCCGGTGGTGACGCTCGACCGTCCAATGGAAGGCATGCCCATCCCGGCCGTGGTTGCGGACAACTTCGCCGGAGCTCGGATGGCGACGCGGCACCTGATCGACCATGGCTACCGGCGGATCGCCTGCCTGACGGGAGAGCCCACGCTATACACGCTTCATGAGCGCATCAAGGGCTACCAGAAAGAGATTGAGACGGCCGGCCTTGAGATGATCCTGGATGCATCCATTAAGGACTATCGCTCGGCGGAGTACGCGGTGGAAAGCGTGCTGGCGGCCCCCAATCCTCCGGATGCCCTGCTGACCCTGAAAAACAGCACAACCATCTTTGTCTTCGAGGCGTTGCAGAAGCTGGGAATTTCGGTTCCGGAGCGGGTGGCGCTGCTGGGTTACGACGACTTTGAGCTGGCGGCGACGGTGCGTCCTTCCATCAGTGTGGTGCAGCAGCCGATCGAGGCTCTGGGGCGCACAGCGGCGGAGCTGCTCTTTTCCCGGATGCTCGATGGGGCTGGTGCGGAAAAGGACCGGGGGAAGATGGTAGAGTTGCACACCCGGCTGATTCCCCGGGCCTCCTGTGGCTGCCGCCCTCCGCAAAACTGA